The segment aatggtgtcctggggtaCATTAAGaggagtgtggccagcaggtcaagggaggttctcttccccctctactctgccctggtgaggccacatctggagtactgtgtccagttctgggctccccagttcaagacagacagggaactactggagagagtccagtggagggctgcgaggatgatgaggggactggagcatctctcaaatgaggaaagactgagagagctggggctggttagtctggagaagactgagaagggaTCTGATCAACGCTTATCAATacctaaagggtggatgtccagaggatggggccagactcttttcagcagtgcccagtgacaggacaagggacaacaggcacaaactggaacacaggaagttccatctcaacatgaggaaaaacttcttccctctgagggtgaccgagcactgggacaggctgcccagagaatttcatggagtctccttctccggAGAGATTtaaaacccgcctggacgccatcctgtaaaacctgctctaggtgatcttgctttagcagggaggGTTGGAGTAGATGATCTTCAGCGGTCCCTTCTAACCCctacgattctgtgattctgtgaaataattatataaaaagaCAACCTCAGTAATGCCAGGTCTGCCTGGATTCATGATACAGAAGTACAGATTGTCTGTGATCCATGAGTGACCCTGGCCAGGGAGATGATCTTGGCTTGGAATCTCCCACCCTACAGGTGGGACAGAACACACACTTGTCCCCATGATTTCCATCACCTGTTTCAAGCACAGTGTCTGGGTGATGCCATTCCTAGGCATCCCCTTCAATACAAGGAATTTAGGTTTCTTGCTGGTGCTGATGAATGGCAGACATCATGCCTTAGGTCCCTGATGTATTCTTAATGTCCAAACATAGCTGGAAGGCCACCCTGCACTTTGTAACACCAAGCAATAGACtctctgcaaagcaaagcaaagcaatagTGCAAATTCTTCTGTGCTTCTCATTACCAGAGAAGTGGAAGAGAAGTTTTGCAAACTTCTTTTCACATCTTCACCACCTCATCTTTGTCAATGCCAGAGTCATTTCATTATGAATCGGTCCCCTCTGCCACCAGGCCTGTCGCATTACTCAGCTGGGCTCCTCCTGGAGACTGGCAATGGTAGCAGCTGCTTAAAGCAGCTCTAAGAGCAGCTCTAAGtaaaggagctgcagcaggaaccGGCAAGTGGTTTAACGGACTGGAGGGGCACTTGGTGCCAGTGAACTCACTTGAAATATGCTGGAGCCTGCAGCTTCGGTGGCAAATATAGCTCACCAGACCAACTGTCTGCATGTGTTAGCCCTGCTTTGAGGGACTCCCATTCACTGGTACCAGccaaaggaacaggaaaaaagcacagcCATCCCCATGGCCCTTGCTTCTTTTCAGGTGGCATATTGACACAGAGCAAGGAGGGAGCAGCCCAGTGTAACCAGCCACCACTCATCTGTTTAGGAGATGCCTGGGAGGCATTTCCAGACCagagtccagctctgggctctggTTTCACATGGGGAAACAATGCAGCTCTTACCAAAAGGGGCTGTATCTCTACAGCTGCCGTTAAAGCTACAGCTCTACATGAGGCACAACCCTATCAAAATCTGctcatttccattatttttttgtcaacTACTCCAAGTTGACAGCACCATGCAAAGCCACTCTGAAAAGCATACCATGTCCTACATAAGCTGTGACTATGTCTTCTCTGATCTTGGCAAGACCAAATGCTGCTATATAGTTATTCGTATGGCATTACAAGACCCAAGCAGATGGATCTAATTTCAAGAAGTCTAAATTGGGTACTTCACATACGAGATGCTCCACTGAAGATACTaggagctgggagagggcaGCTCTTCAGGAAATAAGCTGTAAGAATTTCAAATCAGACACCCTACAACTAACAGGCAACTTGGAAAACCTCATCAACTGAAAGACAAGAGTGTTTAACACAGGATACTTACAGGTAGCATGGTCCGGTGCCAAGCAGAAGCCACTGTAGGATCACTTGCATAGCTCCTGCGTGTTAGCAGTTCCGATGCACTTAAGTTACTTTTGGTCCTTCGGGACCCAAGTTCAGGGGCACTCCAGGAATTAGCTGTGGCACTGGTCCTTGCTGAGGTCTGCTCCAAGGAGTTTGTTCTTGCACTGTTCCCTTCCATTTCTGAGAGGTCCACTGAGGACCTACACGTGTTTGTAGTACTGGAAGCTGCACTTTTCTCCACTTTGGTTTGAGAGTCCTCCAGGGAATCTAAGCCTTGTCTTGTTCTCCAGGAACTTCTCACAGTGacatgttttgtttcagatgaCGCTGCATCTGAAGAGCCATGGCTCTTCCAGCTGATTGTCTCCAAAGGTGGCTCACTGTTCCTCTCCATGAGTTCAGAAGTCTTTATCATAATACTGCTTCTGGAGACCACTGTTTCTGTTCTACTTCTCGGCACTGCCTCTCCAGTTCTGTCTGTCTCAGATAATTTCAGAGCAGTTTTATTAATGGATATCTCAAAGGATGTGGGGAGATTGTTTGTTATTGCTGAAGGCTCATTTGGAGCAACTCTGATGTTGCTGGTGGTAACATgcctttcctttgctgctgtaTCTGCACTGGTCTTTGGAACTGTTGGCTCAGAAGGGAAGATTGTGATACTGCTTGTCATCTTATTTGgtaccattttaaaaacagacttctgtttttctgactcTCCCTCAGAAACAGTCCCTCCCATGACTGCCTTCATATCCTTTTCAACAATTGCAGGTTTAATGACAGCTTTAGATCTCAGAGCTTCTCTCGGGCTGAACGACCTTCTGGATTTAAATCCTCCAGTGCTGGCATCTGATGATTTTATAGACTTGGTGGAGTCTTCATCATTTACAGtgtttttgtcattttcaaaaAGTGATGCTCTAAAAACTCCCCTGGAATTGGAGAACTGCTTGGAACTGACTTTCTTTCTTGTCTCAAAATCTGAGTGAGTGgttgttttcttgcttcttcCCAATTCTTCATCTGAATTAAGTTTTTCCTGGTTACTCTGGATGGTTTTAGAGTCCGTCTTTAAGCCAGCATTTACATGATCCACTGCTGAAGTTGAAGACTGCTCCGTGTCTTCTTTATCAAGATCTGTTAGAATCTGCAGAATGTCTTCCTGACTCCTGGAGTGATGGGGATGCTTTGTTAGTGTTGAAGGCTTCACACTTTCAAGTGCCATGTTTGTGAATtctttttcctgggaaaaaattGCTCTTTTACCCCTCCCCTCCAAGGGCTGTCTCTGTGATGCAGCAAAAGTGTTTGCCGCTTCTGCTTTAGAGCCAGCGGAGTCCAATGCTGACGCATGGGAGGGGAGGTGGTACCTGTATGCCGAAGATGTGCCGTTGGAAGAGGCGAGATTACCTCTGGTGAGCAATGTGTCACCCGAGCAGTCACTGACTTCTGCctgacttttcagcttctcggCCAAAGAAGCCACTGATTCTCCTTTGCTTGACTTTTCATCCCGTGCATCAGCACTGGTTTGGCAGATGCCACGGAGCATCTGAGATGGCTTTTCAGCCTTGGATCTCAGGCCTGTGTCACCAACAGGTTTGGAAGGTGCTTTCCAAGATTTTTGCTCCTGTGCAGCAGGAGGATATCGGCTGAGGACAGATGGCTGCTCTTTTGATCTCTTTCCCTCATTCTGCATGACGCAGCCTTCCTTCTGACcagaagaaaaagtggaaaCTAAAGATTTCTCTTCCAGTCTTTTTGAATCTGCCACAGCAGTGTCTGAAAGGGCAGATGCACTagatgcttttcctgcttttctgttcatTAAGCTTGGACTGGGCACATGCTTACCACTGTGGGTGTAGCTGTCGTTACTGACAGAGAAATCTCTGTTCCTTGCTCTTTCCCGGCGCTGCTGTGGTGAGAGCTCCCTTGGCTTGTGCTTGGCAGCTGTCAAATCAGCTGTGACACCTCTATATTTAGGTCTGTCATGTTTTCCCCTGCTAGAAAAGCTTGTATCTTCATTTTCAACCTCTCCATTCTCCagatctttctgtttctttatttgcatttttacttcTTCTAGCTGACCCATTAagagtttgtttttattctgttcacTCAAGTAACTGTCTTGCAGGTCATTGTTTTTGGCTCtcatttttttaagttcttcttCTAAAGTTTCAAAACGTTTGATCTGAGTTTTAAGTTTCTCAATTTCTTGGGTGAGATCTTTCACTTTGTTGTCTTCctggtttttattcttttggttttctgatttactcctggtttcattttctacATGTTTCAGGTAATCCACACTTCCCTTCCTCCTGGTCTCCTTAAGGGGCAACACAGAAGTCAAGTCATCCTCAATTCTCAAATCATTTCTGTCCAGGAGATTATTTGATGACCTTTCTAGCAAGTTGGATGCATTTCTAGTTTGATCTGCCCTAtttagtttgttgttttgttctaGTTTCTGTGTTAGCtcctggattattttttcattctgcttttctctttcattaaaatgttttctttcagtgataaAACTCAGTGTTAAGGATTTCAGCTTTTCTAACTCACCCATTAAGCTCTGCTCAGATTTatccagcctgtcctcagatGATTCCAGTTCTTTGACTTTCACTCTAAGTATTTCTAATTCTGTAGATATCTTTTTGGTCAAGTTCTTTTCTTCATTGAGGCTAAGACACAGCTGTGTACAGTCATTCTTGCTCCTGCCGAAGGcctcctccagcttctccagctctgccattCTCCTCTGAAGGTGTTCGATTTCTGACTTCAGCTCTCGGGTGAGGCTCTCTTCCTcttcaagtttttctttcattaaccggcaaagctcttcagctttcctAATTTCTTCATCCTTGCCTTCAATTTTCAGCACTCTTTTCCGCAGAGCTTCAACATCAGCCAGCATGCTGGAgttgctgccttctgcctggatGACTTTGTCCTGGAGGTCAAGCAGCTcatcctctgctttctgcagatttttgGTTGCTTCCTCCAGTTCATCAAGACGGCGACTAAGACTCTGCAATTTGAATCGTAGATGCCGATTTGAGGTTTCCTTGTAACCTGTAAATTCtgccatgtttattttttattccttttaggTGAAAGCTTTGCTTAGTCTGGGTGAATGGTGTGGTTTTTAACACCTTGTGTATTCCTGGTACGTTATTGTTTCTTTGAATAGAGGCAATCTCaccctaaaagaaaaaaatgcttaaaatcaATATGAGAGCtcagaatataaatattctCACTGTATAAATTAGGCTATAAATGTTCacataaataactttttaattaaacacatttctgaGTGCTAAATTAAGAGAAATGAAACTGTGGAGAAGAGCCACAGTCCATTTACTTTGGATTTCCAAAAATAGCCTGTTCCTAACAGCTGAGGGAAGGAAGTGCCCTCCTCTGCTAGTCTGCACAGGCGGTGTGTGCACGGCCCGCAGACCCTCACCCCAGTGCTCAACAGTCAGTACAAGCTGCCATGTGCAAGCTCTTAGGCTGCAGAGTTTCATGCACGTGCAGGATTCAGGTTCCTGTACATGCCCATGCAGAAGACACCTCTCTTTTCAGCACTGCACTCCTGAAGATGCCTCAGAGATGAAGATTCAGGAACCGTAAGACAGACCTGGAAACCAGAAAATGCAACCTCCAGCCATTTGGTGGCCACTGAGGAGGGGGCAAGCACCCACGCTCGCAGGTCACAGACAGAGAGTGTAAGAGCTGCTGCCAGTCAGCACTGCCCATCACTGCCAGTATTTCTCCGGCAGCCCAGACTGCTCAGCAGAAATCTTCACCTGGGTTGTAGTCACACCCTGAGGACACTGTGCCAGTGGAGTTTCAAGTTTCTCCCTCCTGTTTCAAAAGCTGTCATTGCCCTCAGCTGCCACCCACTCGCCCACCCAGGAGATGAGCAGT is part of the Balearica regulorum gibbericeps isolate bBalReg1 chromosome 22, bBalReg1.pri, whole genome shotgun sequence genome and harbors:
- the LUZP1 gene encoding leucine zipper protein 1; this encodes MAEFTGYKETSNRHLRFKLQSLSRRLDELEEATKNLQKAEDELLDLQDKVIQAEGSNSSMLADVEALRKRVLKIEGKDEEIRKAEELCRLMKEKLEEEESLTRELKSEIEHLQRRMAELEKLEEAFGRSKNDCTQLCLSLNEEKNLTKKISTELEILRVKVKELESSEDRLDKSEQSLMGELEKLKSLTLSFITERKHFNEREKQNEKIIQELTQKLEQNNKLNRADQTRNASNLLERSSNNLLDRNDLRIEDDLTSVLPLKETRRKGSVDYLKHVENETRSKSENQKNKNQEDNKVKDLTQEIEKLKTQIKRFETLEEELKKMRAKNNDLQDSYLSEQNKNKLLMGQLEEVKMQIKKQKDLENGEVENEDTSFSSRGKHDRPKYRGVTADLTAAKHKPRELSPQQRRERARNRDFSVSNDSYTHSGKHVPSPSLMNRKAGKASSASALSDTAVADSKRLEEKSLVSTFSSGQKEGCVMQNEGKRSKEQPSVLSRYPPAAQEQKSWKAPSKPVGDTGLRSKAEKPSQMLRGICQTSADARDEKSSKGESVASLAEKLKSQAEVSDCSGDTLLTRGNLASSNGTSSAYRYHLPSHASALDSAGSKAEAANTFAASQRQPLEGRGKRAIFSQEKEFTNMALESVKPSTLTKHPHHSRSQEDILQILTDLDKEDTEQSSTSAVDHVNAGLKTDSKTIQSNQEKLNSDEELGRSKKTTTHSDFETRKKVSSKQFSNSRGVFRASLFENDKNTVNDEDSTKSIKSSDASTGGFKSRRSFSPREALRSKAVIKPAIVEKDMKAVMGGTVSEGESEKQKSVFKMVPNKMTSSITIFPSEPTVPKTSADTAAKERHVTTSNIRVAPNEPSAITNNLPTSFEISINKTALKLSETDRTGEAVPRSRTETVVSRSSIMIKTSELMERNSEPPLETISWKSHGSSDAASSETKHVTVRSSWRTRQGLDSLEDSQTKVEKSAASSTTNTCRSSVDLSEMEGNSARTNSLEQTSARTSATANSWSAPELGSRRTKSNLSASELLTRRSYASDPTVASAWHRTMLPDESKDFVPSSRRKQYGSSEYLSQIDTPGKRPATKMELQDPESNPHTPLGLQAEEQGASRACRTTSRR